ATTATAAAGAGCGCCACGAGTCGGCATTGTCAGGCGGCAGCACCGCGCGGGCCTGCGAGAGTTTCTGTGTCGGTGGCTTTCgtgcggcggcggcagcggcagcgcaAGCCGAGGGAGGAGGGCGCGAGGTCGCGGCGGCTCCGTCGGTAGACGGGGGAGAGGCCCGGCAGCGCAAGCGTGAGCGCGGCCGAGCCCGCGGTGCCTTCCCGGCGGGTGGGGACAAGCGGGCCCCGCGGCGTCATCGGCGGCAAGGTGAGCGGCCGGGCCCATGGGTGACGGGCGGGAGCCCGGGAGGGAGCGGCGCCGGCCTGATGCGTTGTTGGCCACTCGTTGCAGGAGCCGCGCGCCACGGCCTAGCATGTCGGAAGCGGGTGAGGAGCAGCCCATGGAGACGACGGGCGCCACCGAGAACGGACACGAGGCCGCCCCCGAAGGCGAGTCGCCGGCCGGGACTGGTGCTGGCACCGGGATTGCGGCTGGCGCCGGAGGCGGGAGCGTGGCGCCCCAGGCCGGCAACCAGAATGGCGCCGAGGGTGACCAGATAAACGCCAGCAAGAACGAGGAGGACGCGGGGTAGGTGCGGCCGCGGGCCGACGGAGGGCGACGCCTTTGTTCCGGGGCCGCCTTTTGTTGGCGCCACGcggcggggggaggggcgggcggcCGGGGCCTGCTCGCGGCCCGCAGACCAGCAACTCCACGCCGCCGGCTTTCCGTGCACGCCGGAGTTTGCAGGAGTTTGTTGGGTCGACTTTGGCGCCGCCCCGGGGCCGCTGGCTGGCGGCCCGGAAGGGGAGTGCGCTCGGACCCGGGGCCCGGCGGGTCGCGGACTGCCTGGGCTGCGTGGGCGGAGTTGGCGCGCGGCAGGGCCTTCCTCCTCCGCCTCCTTTCCAGGGCGGAGTCAAGGTCTGAACTCCGACTCGGCCCCGGAAGCCTTGAGTTCCTTGAGAGCGAGTGCTCGGAGGTGGCAGGGACCGTAGCGTTTTGATACACGGTcgttagaaaaaaattagattccttCCAGTTGTGAGTGCTCAGGACCTAGCTCTCCGGCTAGGTTGTGCTTCCTTTTCCCCCACTCCTTGGGGGTACGGCTCACCTGAGGCTTTGTTACGGTCAAGATTCGGTTTGATAGGGTAGCGGAGATTTGTTAACATCTTCCAGAGGTAGAACCCTTGTGGGCCCTAAGGGCAACTAAACCTTTGTTCCGAATGGTGGCTTTATTTACAATCTTTTCAGTGAAAGCTTTGCTAGGGCCAGTCCTTCCGAAATGACAGCTTTCTAAGGCTTGTTTCCCTGTTCTCACCCCACCATTTCAGAAAAATGTTCGTTGGTGGCCTGAGCTGGGATACCAGCAAAAAGGACCTAAAGGATTATTTTACCAAATTTGGAGAGGTTGTTGACTGTACAATAAAAATGGATCCCAACACTGGCCGGTCAAGAGGGTTTGGGTTTATCCTCTTCAAAGATGCAGCCAGCGTGGAGAAGGTAAGCTGGGTACTTTATAATCAGAAGTCTGTGTATTCTATGAGGATACTATTCTTAGACCATGATTGGTTTATGTGTTTTGCATATGGTTGGGTGCTTTGGGAAAAGCAGAGAGGTTGGGAACTTACGCTCTCCTTTTTGAAGGGGTTAAAAGTAGAGATTAAATGGAGGAGTGAGTGGGCAGGAGTGGTCCAGGAAGATTATAGTTGACCGTTTATTATTTTGTGCCTATTCTGGACCCTGCTGAAGCAAACATTTCATTGAGAAGACTAGAAGAGAGTCCATGGTTGCTAGGACATAAgcattattttactcattttgtagaaaacaaacctaagGCTCAGAAGGTTAAGTAGAAGAGATCACATAGTAAGGGGTGGAGTGTGAGGATTCCAGTTCTCACAGCCTAGCTCTAGCCTGTGCTTTTAATTACTGCTTTACTTCTGGAGGAGATAGGCCTTAAATTGGGGCTGCCTGGGCAGGAAGAGGGGTGCACGGCATGGGCAAAGACTGGCGGGGGCGGTGAGGATAGATTTATAGGTCTTTAGGTAAACCAAGTGAAGTTTGGAGATAGGGTTGGGAAGTCAGATTGGGGGGTAGAGTTTGAAAGGGGTGAAGCACATTTTGTGTGCCTGTGTTGGAGTCTTGTGCCTCAAAGAGAAGGTCCTTGTTCAGGGTCATGCTGCTGAGTTAGAACCCAGCTCCCTTCTGTTGGAACAGGTTCTAGACCAGAAGGAGCACAGGCTGGATGGCCGTGTCATTGACCCCAAAAAAGCCATGGCCATGAAGAAAGACCCAGTAAAGAAAATTTTTGTGGGGGGTCTGAATCCTGAAGCCACTGAGGAGAAGATCAGGGAGTACTTCGGCGAGTTTGGGGAGGTGAGTGTGTGGCTCCCGGGGTGGTCTGCCAGCTGTACCGAGGTTGCCTTCTTCCTGGTCCTTGGCACCTTGGCTGGCTGGAGCTCTTTTTCACTCTGGTGTTCGTGGACTTTTCCTCCTGTGAGTTCCTTATAGGCTCTGCGGTAGGGTCCTGAGCTTTGCTTATGTTTGCAGATTGAAGCCATTGAGCTTCCAATGGATCCAAAGTCGAACAAAAGACGAGGCTTTGTTTTTATcacctttaaagaagaggaacCTGTGAAGAAAGTTCTGGAGAAAAAGTTCCACACCATCAGTGGAAGTAAGGTAAGGCGTCCCCAGCTGTGTGTGCTTGGCATTCTGCTGGAGAGCTGGCCTTTGCAGGCGTGGGTTAGGCATTGGGTTACCTCCAAGAGTTCTCCAGGGTGTACGTTACTGTTTTCTGCACTGTCTGCTGTCCTGATAGGGAGGGGCAGGTTGTCCTGTCTTTCACAGAGCTTCTAGGCTGGTAGGACAGGATatgagggaggcaggagaataCTGGAGGACCGGAGGCTTATATGGGATAGGGAGTGTGCTGAGTAGCCTCTTCAGTTCCTGACTTAAAGGTAGAGGTCATGGTGTTCAGGATCTAGAGTGCAAAGTGTTTAAGTCCTACAGTTAAGGTCTCAGAAGATTCTAAAATTGCCATTTACTGATTTCTGTGGCGAAGTCTTACCTGCTTCGGACATTGCTGCAGAGCTTTTCTCTTATCTTTATCTCCTGCCACAACCAAATCTGTTTTATGTCCATCCCCTTTGGTTACTGGTTAAATTAAGCCCCACTCCAAAGATCTTTTCCAAAGAGCTCCCAGGGTCCTGGCCACCTTAAACCTAGAGCCAGTTTTGACTTCAAATAAGCAAGAGTCCTGTTCAGTGAGGGGCAACCCTTCCCTCTGAACTCTGGACAGGAGAGACGGTAGGTAGTTCATGCTTCAAGTGTTCTCCAGTGGCCGAGGCAGTTGGGAGTTGAGGGTGTGGCCTACTGGCAAGGTGTGGCAGGCTCTGCCTGAGCGGGAGTGGCAGCCAGATAAAGTGGGACACATAGGGTGGGGCTCCTGGCTGGGAGTTTGGAAAGATTGGATTTGGGATTGGGCCcctaaattttatgtaaaatgagATGGGATCATAGGGGCCGTTGGGTGAGACCTCATCCATTAATGGTTACCCCAGTGGACAGTGACATGGAAAGAGGCCTTTTTCTCTGTGCCATGATGTGAAACGGGCATGAAGAGCCTATTAGGGCACCATTAGTCAAACTGCTAGTGGTTGGTCTTGAAATAAGTGTATTTTAGCTGGTTGTATTCAGCATTTTTAACTTAGTGGGAGAGAAAACATGAGATTGCATCACTTGGTAATTTGCCAGTTTTTTGAGTATGCTTGTATGGGCACATCTTACGTAAAATGGTGTTTTAATTGGTCTTAATGGAGAGGGGTGTGTGTCAGtggactttcttttaaaaatatacttaaagcAGGAGCACCTGAAGGTCCATGACCCTACTCCCACCCACAGTAGGCAAGAGTTTTGAGCAAAAAGGAAATTGAGTCTTTGGGCCCTAAGAGGACACAGATATCTGGCCCATCCCAGCAGCACACCAGTGGTTGGAGGAGAAAGGGGGAGCAGTGTGGCCTTAGGGAAGGCTGCCCTGAGCCTCAGTGGCTTTCTTTATAAGATGGAGGTCAGGGTTACCACCTCAATAGTGTATTTGAGTGGAATGCTTTATTTCttctggggagaaaaaagaaccttTTTCCTCGAAGACCCCTTACctgggaagccttctctgactccCTCGCCCAAGGTGGCACCAGACTGACACCTGGTGTGCTGTCTTGCTACACTGGACTGGCATTGGTCCAGCTGTCCCTCTTCTCCCACTTGTTAGAGCACCCAAGGGTGACCATCAGTAGCCCTATCCCATTGGGTGTATCCCATTGTTTCAAGCACTCTGGGGGAAGGCTTGAGCCAAAAAGCCCATTGTGTGAGTTTTTCGGTCTGTCTAGGTTTTAGTTGTGGTTCTGAGAGCTAGTCCAGATGTGGTTTCCCACCCCAGCATGTGTTCTTGAGCAGATAGAGATGATCTGCCTCCTGAACGTTTGTGTCAGTGAAGGCCTTCGTGCACACTCCCTGCCCAGGGCTTGTCCCACTGGCATGACCCACTGTTCTCTTGGCTTTCAGTGTGAAATCAAGGTGGCTCAGCCCAAAGAGGTTTATCAACAGCAGCAGTATGGCTCTGGGGGCCGTGGGAATCGCAGCCGAGGGAACCGAGGCAGCGGTGGTGGCGGCGGAAGTGGAGGAGGTGAGTGGACCCCGGTGAGGACGGTCCTGTCGCCCTGCCTGCATGGGGCTTCTGTGCCTGTTTTGGGGGCTCGCTTGGCCTCTGGTGCTTGGTGCAGCAGGGTGGGCAGGATCAGGAGTAGTTTTCCTGGGTTGAGgctatgctgctgctgctgctgctgcttggaGTGGAAGAGCCCATCTTTCTCATACGGTCTGGGGCCCCAGGGCAGAGGGGGCATCTGCATCAAGACGGGGTGTGCTTGGCTCTGTGGCTGTCCTGAGTCTTGGTACACCCGTGGGTGGGTGGGCTGAAGGGTAGGGCAAGGCTGTGCCAGGCGCTTAACCTCCTTCCATCCCAGGCccctctgactccaaagcctgaacTCCATCCTTTTTAAGGCCAAGCTGCCAGGGAGGGTGGGGGTGATCAGAGGGTGATTTGAATGAGAGTGAGCTGCCTCGGTTGCCCCAGTGAAGTTAGTTTTCCAACCTGGCCTGGCCTTCTTATCCCCAGCTTGGGTCTCAGGTACAGGGCTGGGCCCAGGGCCCTCCCTCTACGCCAGGACAGCAGCCCCTTGGCTTTTCTGAGTTGCCATAGTAATCTCGCCACCCAAAGGGCAGGATTTCCTCCATCCTAGCTCCTGCGTGTGCTAAATGGTCCATGGGCCCCTGTGCCCTGCTCCCCCCCACAGGTCAGAGTCAGAGTTGGAATCAGGGCTACGGCAGCTACTGGAACCAGGGCTACGGCTACCAGCAGGGCTACGGGCCCGGCTATGGCGGCTACGACTACTCGCCTTATGGTTATTACGGCTACGGCCCCGGCTACGACTACAGTAAGTAGGAGAGAGGGAGGCCcccatccactcacccaccctGGGAGGCAGGACAGACAGTGCAGGGGCCACTGGCAGCAGGGGCTTTGGAGTCGGACAGGCTGGGCTTTGTGGCCTGGCTTGCTCACTGGAGCTACCTGATTTTGAGCGTTTGGGGCTCAGGAAGGTGGGGAAGATGTCCTATCAGAGTTGTTGGCTCTGGTGAGGATGCGTATCAAGCGCCTGGCACAGGGGTAAATGCTCAGTAAGTTGTAGCTGCTCTCACTGTTGTTCTTGTCCCTAGGTCAGGGTAGTACAAATTACGGGAAGAGCCAGCGACGCGGTGGCCATCAGAATAACTACAAGCCATACTGAGGCTTTGGCAGGAGTGTCCGACTGACCGCACACGCTTTGTTTGGATATCAAGTGAACACAGTTATGTACCAAATTTAACTTGGCAAACTTTCTATGGGCTGTCCCATGTGCGTCTTATTTAAAAGTTCCCCCCTGGAAATCACTCTCCTGTTTAATATATCCAGAGCTCTAGTTTTAGGCAGCGTGTGGTGTCTCAAGAGGCCAGAGCGGCATTATGGGCTCATTTTTATCACCGGGTTACCCAGAGCCAGACTGGAGGGTCTGCTTCCTGCGGCTGCTCTGCAGCCTGGACCTGTGGGACCCTGGTTGTAAAGAGTAAATTGTATCTTAGGAAAACAGTGTCACCTTTTTTCacctttaattttatattatttgtgtCATACATTTCCTATAATGGAAGTGTTAATTTTACTGTACTTTTTGGTACCTTTCGGGAATCTAATGTATTGTAAGGTATTTTACACGTGTCCTGATTTTGCCACGACCTGGATATTGAAGCTATCCAagcttttgaaataaaaatttaaaaatccccaATCCTGGGTGAGTGTGGGATATACTGTGAAGGGGGGCAGGTGCTCCAGAGCTCCAGTATCCTCCAAGACCACCTAACTGCATCCTGTCAGGCATAAGCACACACTCTCCACATCTTTGGTTAGTTTCCTTTAATGAATTGGCCCTGCCTAGGACTTGTGCCCCTTTAAAGAAGTGGCTTTAAAGTGGAGTGGCTCAGATATTTGGAGTAGCTGTTCAAGGGGGTGAAGACAGTACAGTGAGGGTTACCACCCTCAGTGGGGACACTGCCCCAGGGCAATTCGAATCTGGAGCATCTTGGAACACCTGTCTTGACTTGCCATTGGAAATGGGATTCTCTCTCCCAGCAAAGACAGTGTGAACCTAAAGACAAGAGCAGACACACAAAGGGCCAGCTGGATCTGGGCAAGACGGTGCCCCTCCTGGTTGTAACAGCCCCCTGTGGCAGGGCCTATTTGTTGGCCTGATTGGAGCACCCCAAATCTAGTGGCTGAGGCCTAAGATAGCTAGTTGTAAGACACAGCACTTGGCTGGGGGCTGCAGGTGGATAAAGCCTGGCAGAAGCTCTCCCATAGAGGAACTGGCTGGAGAAGGGAGGAAACAGCTATACTCTTTGCTCAGCCATCAAATGCAAACTTAAATACTTTGGAGATTTTtcaggggtgggggatggggagggcccAAGGCTGCCAGAGCCTCCCAGTATTAAAACTAACCTGTGGGAAGGGGACGTCACTTGGAACAAGAATGTTGAAGGAGCTACTAAATGGATGGTACGGAACCCAgttctgattctctaggaatctAAGAAGTGACCTGAGGACACCACTTACCTAGAGGACACCCCTCAGCAGAGCTGCCTCAGGGCTGACGCCTCAGTGTCTCACAACTTCTCACTCTCTCTTCCATGTCTGAAAAAGACGGTCAACCTTTCTCCTCTGCTAAAGACTTCTGCCTTCAGTGTCCAGGCTTCTTGGATGGCAGTGTGGAGATTGGGCCCACTGGCCTGTCCAAGCCCACGTCCCACCCTTTACCCATGTGTACAGGCCACTACAGGGTCAGCAACAATTTCCCAAGAGGATGAAACCAGCCCTTGGATTTCCTGAGGCTTCCAGGCTCAACTGAGTCCCCTCTATACAGTAACTCCAAGCCAGTTCTGTGCCCAGTCAGCTTTTCCTCCACAGGCTTCCCGGAAATAATTCCCTTCCCCCAGCAGGTTCTGTACCACCTCCAGTTGTGTCTAGTAGGGACTGGCCTCAGCTCTAGAGACCTGGGGACAGCAGTGAAatagcctgggggtggggtgggggtggttgtAGCTGGGCTGCTCTGATCTCTACCAGGAAGATAGCATTTTGCCTATTTTGGGGTCCCCCACTGAGCTCTGTACATGCAACATGGCTTCAGCGCATAGATGTGTCCAATTTGGTAATTAGAGATTTCTTTGTAAGTGGATTTAGGGGAGAGCCTGACTTTCCTAAATGATGAGGAATGTGCAGAGGGGTTTCATTTGTGTTGAATCCGTCCAGGCTGCACATCTCATTAAAGCCACTTAGCTGAAAAAAAGCAAAGTTCCTGCCGTCTACACCTCAGGGAGGCTTTAAGGACACAATGGAATCTCCCACTAGTTCCGATACTTGGGCTGAAAAGCCCAGCCCTACTCCCCTTGTCCTGCATGCCACACTGGTGCCTGCCCAGGCAGGATGGGTGGTGGCTCAGTCCCCACCTACCCAGGGCTCAGATTTTTGCGGGGCACAGGCAGGAATAGGGGAGGCCGCCACTTCAGCTCCCTACTCCGTTCACTGTTCAGAGGACACCTGGCTCAGCTGTTGCACCCCTGTCCCTGGGCATGCTGGGAGGTCCTAGCTCCAGGCTGGGTTCTAGAGACACAGTTATCAGCTGCCCCTTGGGTCTCCAGGCTCACCTGTCAGGATGGCATCCAGCTTTGCTACCACGTGTCGTGCGTTGTCCAAGCTGAAACACATCGGGGGCTTGAACTTCAGGACATTCCTCCCGGGGCCATCGGTGCTCAACAAAACGTAGTTTTCTTTCAGCCTGCAAGGATAGGACAGAGCAGGGCCCGCTGCCCACCAGCCAAGGGCACTTCACATGGGCCTTTCAGACCTTCCTCAGCCTGGCTTTGGCCTCATGGGCAGGactccagccacactgccctCAGAACCTTCCATAGGCCAGTTCCCACCAGGATACAGCATTGGCCACCCCCTGCCAAACTCCTGCCCAACTTTATGGCCCAGCATCAGAGGCCTCTGGGGTGCCCTGCATCTGGCCCTGAGCCTGTTGCCACCCCCCCGCCGCAGGGGTCTTGCTTCATCCGTCCCTGGAGCCCCAGTTGAAGCCAAGCTGAGATTGGCCACAGGGCTACGATGTGGACAGCAGAGTCCCTGCATTTTTCATGTTAACATATGGTTTATGTGATGTTGTATGGTTTACTTTTTATATGGAAAGTGTCCAATATTCACAGAGTAGTACAGTGAACCCATGGAGCCCTCACCTAGCTTCTAACTTCCCCGCCAACCCTTTCTCTACTCTGCCCCCAGGTTATGTTGTAACCCCAGACAGGACTATCCAGTTTTAATTTCCAGTTCTTTTTGGAAGTTATTTAACATCATCATTGGTATctaataattgtttttaatattccacatttACACTTTTAACCTAGGAAGGTATTTTGGCCTCTGAGAGAAGGGGTCTGATGTGACTGTATTTACGCTCTCTCTGACTGCCCCcctctgattcttttttattcattccttttatgtAAGTCTTGTCAGGAGCAGGgtgtcctcagcctgcctctgGCTCCTTCCTCGCCTCCCAGTCTTCCTGGCACTGATGGCATCTGCTAGAAAGATCAGTTTAAATCCAGCCCTGCCTTTAGCAGGGTGACTGCCACTGAAACACCGTTCCACCTGGTTCACTGAACTGGAGAAACCACAGGGGTGGTTGCAAGGTGGAGGAGGCCAGGCTTGGCTGAGGATCTGACTTCCTCCTTTCCACAGACCATCCTGAATTTCTGAGTCTTGAGGCTccctgggggaaggggggtgggtgaGCTGGTGGATGTGCCCAACCAGCAGAGagaaggcaggggctgggcagccACGCAGGAGGGGTCAGCTTCAAAAACCGTGTGGGGAGAACGATTTTTGCATCAATACTGTTTATGTGAATTCGAAACAGAATGACGCACATTTCACAACTTGAATAAGGACACGTATCAAACACTAGATGGGTTTTccaaggtgggggaagggggtaggagtgaggaatggaaataaaacgGAAGTAACTAAACAAGAAGGGAAAGGGTCCTGGGGCTTGGGTCCTGCGTGGGGTTCAAGTGAAAGAACATGCGAACCAGAACTGGGAGCGAGGGCTTCTGAGTCCTGAGATGCTGAGTCATCCAGACACTCCCCACCCAGACAAGGAACAGGAGTTCTATTTGAAAACCCTCTAGGAATGGGGAGTCCGGTTCTGCCACAGCCCCAGGTGTGGCTCTGGAGAAGCTGCTTCCCTCGGGCAGCCTGGGGCTCTGAAATGCAGCGTTGGGGTTGCCTGGGTCTGAGAGCTGCTGCAGCTTTGGCATTCTTGGTAGAAGTGTCTGCTCAGGCTGG
This window of the Mesoplodon densirostris isolate mMesDen1 chromosome 3, mMesDen1 primary haplotype, whole genome shotgun sequence genome carries:
- the HNRNPAB gene encoding heterogeneous nuclear ribonucleoprotein A/B isoform X1, whose translation is MSEAGEEQPMETTGATENGHEAAPEGESPAGTGAGTGIAAGAGGGSVAPQAGNQNGAEGDQINASKNEEDAGKMFVGGLSWDTSKKDLKDYFTKFGEVVDCTIKMDPNTGRSRGFGFILFKDAASVEKVLDQKEHRLDGRVIDPKKAMAMKKDPVKKIFVGGLNPEATEEKIREYFGEFGEIEAIELPMDPKSNKRRGFVFITFKEEEPVKKVLEKKFHTISGSKCEIKVAQPKEVYQQQQYGSGGRGNRSRGNRGSGGGGGSGGGQSQSWNQGYGSYWNQGYGYQQGYGPGYGGYDYSPYGYYGYGPGYDYSQGSTNYGKSQRRGGHQNNYKPY
- the HNRNPAB gene encoding heterogeneous nuclear ribonucleoprotein A/B isoform X2 — protein: MSEAGEEQPMETTGATENGHEAAPEGESPAGTGAGTGIAAGAGGGSVAPQAGNQNGAEGDQINASKNEEDAGKMFVGGLSWDTSKKDLKDYFTKFGEVVDCTIKMDPNTGRSRGFGFILFKDAASVEKVLDQKEHRLDGRVIDPKKAMAMKKDPVKKIFVGGLNPEATEEKIREYFGEFGEIEAIELPMDPKSNKRRGFVFITFKEEEPVKKVLEKKFHTISGSKCEIKVAQPKEVYQQQQYGSGGRGNRSRGNRGSGGGGGSGGGQGSTNYGKSQRRGGHQNNYKPY